The region TTATAAATAACATTGCCTCAAGGTTTGTAAAGTCTTGCAGAGATGTTTAAGACAATGTATAATATGAGCTACtgcaaaatttataaataaaatcaaaatcaaaatcgattctatagaaaagaaaagaaaagaaaaatagggaaaaaatttGGAAGAAAAGCAGAAATctggagaaaagaaaatggagaaaagaaaagaaatgtgaGAAGAAAAGAAGCGTACCGTACCAAAAGAAGAAGTAGAAATCTGGAaggaaaaaattgagaaatgtcgGGAGAGGATGAGGGAAAAGAAATTACCTGTGCAAGGAAGCGTGGGAGAATTGGAGCGTTGAGGACGAGGGCAGAAAACGGAAGAGAAAAAAGGGAAAGACGCGGAATGGGAATCGGCGCTGAGGGGGCGTAATGCCTATTACGCGCAATCAATGTAATGGGGGAGTAACCGATTCGGCGCGGAATGGGaaaacagcgaaccaaacgccggaataggTGGGCAATGTATTAAGTGGTGTTAGGTAAGTGTTTAGGTAGCATTTTGACTTGTAAGCTCAACTTATGATTGATATATGTAATGGAAACTTGCCAATACTTTGTTAATGAAAAAATCAGTTTGTTTTCATTCATATACTCTCCATTTTTCCTTTGCTTTCAATTCTGTTCTCTACAAAAGGAAATTTTCTGCTTTGTTTCTTCTCCAAGTCACGAGGCTTGCTGATTAAGCTAAAGCTAAATCAGCTTGCCattgatttatttgatgaatGATGAGAagaattcttttcatttttttgggtTTATATTGTAATGATACTGGAAAATTCTAACCTGTTGTACATGTAAAATATGTTTGTTCCTTGGTTTCTGCACTTTATCTAAAATTTGGTTCGAGACTGATTGATGATTCTTCAAGCTGACGTCTCTATGTTGTCAGTTAATTGCATGTGGGATTGCTGTCGTGGCTACTTATAACGAAGGGGCCACAGATTTTAAAGAGACTCCAGCATACAAAGAGTCTGTACAGTCTCGAGAGCTTTTAGAAGAACCCGATGTCTCAAATTCAGATGTATTTGAATCAAACCCTACTGAAGTTGCACCCAGTTTGGAATAGTTGCTGTAATATTATACTTGGGATGATAAACAAATCACTTGAATTTATTACGGGCTTTTCCTGGATTTGTAATCTAATGCATGTAATATATAACTTTATAATTTGAGATAAATATCATACGTTAAAGTTGACAGTTGCTTCCATCTGCTTTTTAAAGCTTAATAGGCttgatttttggtttaattatattattatatgaatttatagagaTTGCCACAATGgtttggttgtgcttggatgAAACAAACATTAACCATTGCAAGCATATGTATCATTCCCAAATAGATAAACTTTGTTCCAATAAATAACTTGCTCAAAACTATAAATACACCTAAGAAACAACACTTTGTTAACCAGAGTCAATAGTATGGAAGCGCGAATCTTGAACACAGAATAACAGCAGCAGCCACCATTGCTAAGAGGCCTTGTGCCTTCAATCTTCCAGCCTTGCTCCGGCCAAACCCTAACCCCATGATGCTTGGTCTTGGTGCCACTGGAACATTTGGGTTCCCCATGGGAGAAGAAGCTGGGGAAACAAGCAAAACTTTAACTTATAATATGATGATGATccatttaatagaaaatttattcACCCTTCCGGTCTTAAAAAGAAAGGCAAGCCTTTTAAACTAATTTGATTACCTGCGACAGAAGAGTTATGATTTGTCCCTAGAGAAACTTGAGAACCAGATGAACCCGGAGGGGAAGGCAACCCTTAAAGAAAATATCAAACCAATTAATCAGATATCGAAAAGCCGGCGTGAATGCAAGATAATTAATTCAGAAGATCTGAATTGTACCTGAGCAAGAAGAGCTGTTAGCTTGGAGCTTGCAAAGAACAGGTAACTGCTGTGCAAGAGTCCTGTTTATGGGAAAAGCAATTAAAGTGGTGTCATTGAGGAGGAGACAAAGACAACCAGGCTGCAGTCCATAGAGCTGATTGAGATTGTCACAGCAGGACTGCGCTGGTCTCGGAGCATTGCCTTGCACAAATGGTGCACATGGCATGAGAGCCACCAGACGTGGGCTACAGTCGGATACGGTTGGTCCTGGGGTGATAGGGTCCTGAGAAAGGGAAGTGGGAAGACTGGCAACCAAGAGCAGCAGCATGAGAATAGGTGTAAAGGCAAGAGCAGCCATGGTGTAAGCTGTGTAAAGTTTCTTGGTTTGTGTAGAAACTAGGGTTCACCAGGTAACTATTTAAGATGTAAACACATGGTTTGAGTGTGAGTAGTTTACATGCATGGTGTGTGTTATTCTAACATGCACATGTTGTCTCCCTCTCCCTGTGCGATAAATCTGTTCTCTTCAACTCAAATTATATGACACCTCTATTTAGAAGTTCATGCTGTTTATATTTGGTCTTAAAAAAGAAATTTGCAcgatttggaatttttttattcattttctcaAAGCAGATCTTGAATTCTCTACTATTATTAAACACTACTGAATAAtagatattttgaaaatttttggaaaatataTCATTTCAAAATACTagaatttcttattattttgtttgaataataaaaattaggttaaaaaaacaattataagagaaaaataattatattaaaaacaaataatataatagatTTAATATGGATATCATTAGATTtgtaaacatatataaatattataaataatacaaaatatatagtagaattaaataaattatattttaaagttaacgtttttttattttactatgggaccacatatttaaataaaaggaattttgaaatatcatatttttaGGTAGAATTTGAATAAAGAATTTGAGTTACTCAAAAtttctttagttttgtttttaaatttttttattatatttatctaaATTCTAAGGCTGGATTTGGATACGGAATTTTAAAATTCCaagatttttaaaactttttagtattttaaaaccatcattttaaaatattagtttttgtttctattttgtttgaataaataaatttttttaaattaggttaatgaactttaataagttaaaaataataattatattaaaaacaaataatataaaagatGTAATATGGATAtcattatatttgtaaaaatatataaatattttaaataatataaaattcaaaaaatatatattggaattaaataaaaattatattttaaagttaaatgtttttttattttactatgggACCACACATTTAAATATAATGGATTTTGAGAAATCACCTCTTTTAAGTGaaatttgaataagaaaattgagttactccaagttccttttgaatttttttaaaattaattttctattattttttccaAACAAGTAAAtctatcttttaaattttaaaaaccttTTCAGAAATAAAAATTCTCTTCCAAATCTCTTATCCAGTCCAAATACactctaaaaatattattaaatcctTACAATTCAATTAGAAACTAAAacccattttattttaaaaattaaatgtattaagagtatttttatttttatacaaaacatgtaaataaaataaattaaacaatccCTTAACAAAAACTACCTCTAAAAAAAGGCTCAATTAAAGCCTACAGCTTtattcaagatttgaaccaaACCATTTTTCCTTCTTTGATATTTAATTCAGTTTAAGGTTGTGAAAAGTTcttaaatcttttttaaaaaaagtaattaagtcgttattttttattcaattgggTACTTTAACTTTAAAAATGCATCAAAAGGCTCTCAAACTATTtccaaaaaagtaattaagccattactttttttttgcactcaattaagtacttgaacttttaaaatgaacgaaaaagaccctcaaaactttttcaaaaaaagtaattaaactcctgctttatttttttttactcaattgagtacttgaactgttaaaatgcattaaaaaagtCATTTGCTTGTTAACTTTAATAGTTGACTATTAAAGTTAATTGCCCCTAATTTTTTGCAGTTAAAGACACCCCGTGTCACAATCATGACGTGACATGttgcaaaaaattataaaaaaatataaaaaatattaaattttaataaaaaatattaaaaattagaaaaaaagttataaaaatcatttaaaattttataaaaatacatcaaaaggcccttttaaccattaactttaatcgttgaccgttaaagttaatGACACTTAGGGTCCGTTTGATTGTGGGATTTGGTTTTCCAGAAATTGTTTTCCGAATTTTCCGGCGTtttttggtggaaaatgaattcTACAAGGAAAACCTTTTACAAACACTAAGGAAAATCACTTCCTTagttttggaaaatgtcttaccgattttccttccgtaagacattttccattcCCTTCTCTACACTCTCATCGTCTTAGCTTCAAAAATTTCTTTGCAGACTTTCTTTAGAAAGGTATGTTTTCTATTTCCACTTTCATTTCTACTCATTTTCTGTGGCTTCTCCCATTCCAATCCATTCTTCATTTCAATTCCCTCAATCCTTCCCGCTCCGACCCTGTACCCAAATTCCAATCCATTCTTTATTCTCATTGAATTATTTCTATTGGTGAATTAATGCAATTTCTAGGCTTCTACGTGATGGGTTTGTAATTTTCTAAACCTCATAGCTTTTATGGGtttctttttgttattaatttttagcttttaattgTATTTCTCGGTGTTCTTAACTTTTCTTCCATTGGATTGTGGTTTCGTAGCTTATGGCTTTGTGGGGTTACGCTTGTTCTGTTTATAGAGTTTCTTCTATTGGATTGTCATTTCTAGGCTTTAAGCTTTCTTGGGGTTCTTGTTTTTAAGTCTATTGATGATGCAAATTCATGTTCAGTCCTCATTCGCACGCTTCATGTGCGGTCAAGGATATGATACCTAGATTCTTGAACTCAGAGGTGCTGGATTGAGTACACAAGGAATGTATTTTGGACAATATATAGACCCTTTAGATTCTATTTCTGAGAGGAAGGATTTTTATGGTAAGGGTACAGATTATAAGAGGTTTTCAGAAACAGAAAAAAGATATGCTTTTTCCAGTCAAATTATGGATTTAATTGAAAAGCTTGTAAATATAATTGAAGAAGCTGAAAGATCATCTCCAGCACGTGCTTTTGATATGCAAAATAGCATTTCTACAACACTAAAAGATATGCAGAAACAACTTGATCTTATTTCCAAGTATGATTGGGACTTTGTATCTTGAACAATATATAGGAGTGCTAAAATGTCTTGTTTTTATAAGGTTACGAAGGAAAGGATTCTGGATTGGCAGCAATCACTACGTTGGCATCATCATTGGACTATATGTCTTCTAGATCGTCACTCAAACTGCTTTTACCCCTGGCAAGTGTTATTGAAGCGAAATTGCTTAAGCATTGTTTCTCTGTGAAGTGTTATTATTTGCTTCTATATATATTGACAATAATCTGATGTTATTTCTCTTCGGTGAGTAGGCAGACCCTGCACAGGTCCTAAATGTTCCTGTTATTCCAATTGGAACATTGCTTGCTGCTACCCATCCTTTTGCAGCTAACCCTCCCTACCTCCTGTCTTGGTTGAGTCCTCAAATTTCTGCCCCGGACATGTTGCAGCCAAAGTTGTTTGAAAAGCTTGTTACGGAAAACTTCGATAAGAAAATATGCTTCACCTTTGGCTTCCAAGATAATGCACAAATGCTAAATGTAGACTCTGGCATTGATGCTTTTAACTGTCATATTATACGAATGCTTCAAAATGCTTTAAAAGTACAACGGTACACAAAAATTTGTAGGGTCTTTCAGTTTAGAAGGCACTGTTCCATGTGTTGATGATTCCTCTGCTATCGTTTTCATGTGCTTGTTAGCTTGTGTTGGATCCTACTTAAATAATTTTGTCCTATTTTTTGCCCCTTTCAACCTATTGAAGTTGCTCGTTCATGTCTTTCTCGTTGATACTTACATCCTTGACAAGTCTAGAATAATTTAAATGAGTCTTCAAATCTCCCTTTGACCTTGGCACAGTTAGATTTTATTTACTTCCTACTTTTTTGGACCATTTCATGAATGACAATTAAAGCATAATTTACAGAGACAGTGCCTGCCAAGCTTCTCTTGCAGCTAGCAACAGCCTTTGAGGAGGGAGGATTGTGTGACAAGAGTGGGACATTCTTTTACAAGAATCATCTCAGTAAAAGCAATGTCCCCGTCTTAGCAATTGCCGGAGACCAAGATCTAATATGTTCGCCTGATGCGGTATAT is a window of Gossypium hirsutum isolate 1008001.06 chromosome D08, Gossypium_hirsutum_v2.1, whole genome shotgun sequence DNA encoding:
- the LOC107904812 gene encoding non-specific lipid transfer protein GPI-anchored 10 is translated as MAALAFTPILMLLLLVASLPTSLSQDPITPGPTVSDCSPRLVALMPCAPFVQGNAPRPAQSCCDNLNQLYGLQPGCLCLLLNDTTLIAFPINRTLAQQLPVLCKLQANSSSCSGLPSPPGSSGSQVSLGTNHNSSVAASSPMGNPNVPVAPRPSIMGLGFGRSKAGRLKAQGLLAMVAAAVILCSRFALPYY